The DNA region GGTACTTGATGCTTCATTTGGATCATCAATGCATAGAGTTTTGTATGATGATACTGGTAGTGTATAATCTCCGAAAACCAGCAAAGCTCGTCTTAATAAATTACCATGTTTAGGTTTTGTATCGTCAAACAACAAATCTATTTTATTCCAATATTCAACAAAAGAATCCTTACTGTATACCTTTTTATTGTCTACAGCAAAATATAAAGCCGATCTTATTTGTCCACTAAAATACGGATGTTGTTCTGCTTTATAAATCTCGTCAGCAAACTCATTATCGTGTAATATTATTTGCGCCTTATTTTGTTCTTCTTTTATTTGTTCTAAAGAGAACCCTGTTACATTTTCTTTTTTTGAGAAGTAGTCAATTAAATTATCCCATTTATCTGCAAGTACATTTATACCTTCTATTGATCGACGATACAGTACCGATGTATCAATTTGTGAATTAAGAATAAGATTACTAAAAATCCTCACCCATTGTGTAAACGATCCAGTATCATTGCCTTCCGACATAAATAAATAAGTTGTCACAGCATGAAATAATAATCTATCTTGATATGTCCGTTTTTCTCTTAAACCGTTGAAAATAAGCTGATGTACAAGTTCATTATTTCTATTATCATTGAGGTAGTTAAGTGTATAAAATATTTTTTTAAATGTTATCTCATCAATTTTTTCAAAATCTAAAGTATCTGCCCAATTACTATCAGCTGTTATTATCCCTCTATTCATAAGAAGAACGCCAAAAAAAGTTAAATATGTTTCATCAAAATCCTCTTTATAATTTGACCAAAACAAATCTGTCCATTCACGGTCGAAAGCATCCTCAAAGTCTTTCTCAAAGTTCAGTTTAAGCTTTTTCAACCTACCGATTAGGCGTGCTTTAAAATTTTCAAAAGGAGTAAGAGGTTTGCCACGTGCATTCAATTTAATGTATAGACTATCTTCCATCCCAAGATCCTTCATTTCCAAGAAATTGAATACTATTGGCTGATGTTCCATTCCAGATAATCTTTGCGCAAGATCCTCTACATTGCCAAAGACTTTCTTTATATCATCCAACATTGTAAGTGCAGATTGTATCGTTGGGTCATATTTCCAGGCAGAAACAAACCACTCTGAATCTTCTATCTCTTTCGAAGGTGTTAACTCAGACATAAAAACATTTGCACGTTTTTCAGTAAGTTTTTCTAAGAAGTTTCGAGAACTGGTACGCGTTTCATATGTGAACCTTCTCAATAAATCTGTTTTTGTATGATCATCAAAGTAAGCATATAGATGTAGTAAAAATAGTGTAGTTAAGCGCTGCTGACCATCTAATGGGATAAATTTATCATCCTCTGCTTTACCGTATACAAAATTAAGATCTAAAGGTGGTGTTTCTTCTAAAATTGCAACCTTCATGTCTTCTAGTAGATTGTGACGTACCATTTTAGCATGATCATCAAGTCTTCCTTGTGCATAGTCCCGTTGTACTTTTGGTATCTCTACTTTATATTTATCAAAAAGCCTAAAGAGTGTGTTAATAGCTACTTCACTCATTTCCCAAACCTCCCATCAAAAAACGCCTTAAGGATTTTGTCCATTTCTTCAATATAATCCTTCTTATCATCAGCTCCCCAGCTATCCATGCTATCAAGCTTTTTCGAATATACCTTTAAAAAAATATTTTTTGTGCATAACGGAACAAACAATCCTTTTGATTCTCTTTCAATGATAATTTTGCGCTTATCAACAAATACAGAATTTTGATAACCACGATTAGTTTGGGCATCAAGCAGTGTTAAATTTCCTATACTATCGTCCGCTTCATCAGTTTCATCAGCAGTCGCATGGATATGTTCAATATCCCATTTGATTTTATCTCCTGTTTCTCCTTTATATATATCAAACGGAAAACGATATTGCTTTTCACTCTTGCATACCAAAGTTGCAATGTTAAAGAGAAGAAGTAGCTTACGAATTTTACGTCGGTCATTTTGATTATCGTAAGAAATATCAGATAAAGTATATTTGCCTGTCACGATTTTTGCTTTTTCAAGCAAGGCTTTCATCACATCACTTTTTCGTTTACCGCGCGTCAAGGTAAATACCTCAGCAGTTTTTACTCCTGATGATACAAGATATCCAATTATATGATACTTATCCAAATCTGAATACCAATCCCGGAATTCAGCATATAGTTTTTCAACTTCATCCCACAGATTTTTAACAAATTCTTCATTATCAGGTGAAGATTTTAATTTCTCTAAAAAAACTAAAAACGAAAAATAATTTTGATTAGTCGGTATTGGTGTAGGAAACTTATTATTTTCCTCATTCGCTAATAAATCAAAAATCATATCAATGCGCGTGCCACTCTGTTCTCTTTCATTAAGAAAGTACCAAAAAGAATCATCCCGTAATCCTTGCTCTATTCGATCCCAAGCTACAGAAATCTCAGTTTGTCGCTTGTTTATGTCTGTACTAAAGTTATCTTTATTCAATAACAACGCTTTTATAAGTTCGGAATTCGTTAATGGAATTTTCCCTAAGTTTACCTTTGTAAATATAGCTATCGGATCGTTATCAGCAGGTATCTCATACCATATAAAAAATACATTCTTCCTGATTTTTGTATTTAACTCCTGTATAGCAACCGACTTATCTGGTTGGTTGTCCAGCCAAAAATTTATTTTCTCAT from Acetoanaerobium noterae includes:
- a CDS encoding DUF262 domain-containing protein encodes the protein MSEVAINTLFRLFDKYKVEIPKVQRDYAQGRLDDHAKMVRHNLLEDMKVAILEETPPLDLNFVYGKAEDDKFIPLDGQQRLTTLFLLHLYAYFDDHTKTDLLRRFTYETRTSSRNFLEKLTEKRANVFMSELTPSKEIEDSEWFVSAWKYDPTIQSALTMLDDIKKVFGNVEDLAQRLSGMEHQPIVFNFLEMKDLGMEDSLYIKLNARGKPLTPFENFKARLIGRLKKLKLNFEKDFEDAFDREWTDLFWSNYKEDFDETYLTFFGVLLMNRGIITADSNWADTLDFEKIDEITFKKIFYTLNYLNDNRNNELVHQLIFNGLREKRTYQDRLLFHAVTTYLFMSEGNDTGSFTQWVRIFSNLILNSQIDTSVLYRRSIEGINVLADKWDNLIDYFSKKENVTGFSLEQIKEEQNKAQIILHDNEFADEIYKAEQHPYFSGQIRSALYFAVDNKKVYSKDSFVEYWNKIDLLFDDTKPKHGNLLRRALLVFGDYTLPVSSYKTLCIDDPNEASSTPSLKRLFSNNSIIVKKLLDTLNLTDDISVQLENIVKNSVVPKNDWRYCFIRVPKLFGWMSASHLRLRNVKGQMIVVPNKSSNGYTYEIFSLALKWILKWEKKLDLELEFQGDIGTWVDRYLFTKGFYFSFKGGKFTIKDGSGQIVLETKTDDPLDEAVQFVLSH
- a CDS encoding DUF262 domain-containing protein, which codes for MAIVTKTIGELKDYRFFVPSYQRGYRWTEHEVTALLDDIYEFSTEGNKRYCIQPLAVKNREDGSFEVVDGQQRLTTIYIFMKIASQEIRSATPPFDLEYKTRSDSADFLKALSDEKNLEKEKNKNIDFYHIASAYEKINFWLDNQPDKSVAIQELNTKIRKNVFFIWYEIPADNDPIAIFTKVNLGKIPLTNSELIKALLLNKDNFSTDINKRQTEISVAWDRIEQGLRDDSFWYFLNEREQSGTRIDMIFDLLANEENNKFPTPIPTNQNYFSFLVFLEKLKSSPDNEEFVKNLWDEVEKLYAEFRDWYSDLDKYHIIGYLVSSGVKTAEVFTLTRGKRKSDVMKALLEKAKIVTGKYTLSDISYDNQNDRRKIRKLLLLFNIATLVCKSEKQYRFPFDIYKGETGDKIKWDIEHIHATADETDEADDSIGNLTLLDAQTNRGYQNSVFVDKRKIIIERESKGLFVPLCTKNIFLKVYSKKLDSMDSWGADDKKDYIEEMDKILKAFFDGRFGK